The genomic stretch TCTGACCTGAACAATCATCGGCTCCAGTTGGGAAGCGGGTAAACCTTAAGAAATCCCGTTCTCCCTTCCTTTCGAATTCCAATTCAAGAAGGCTTGAAAGAATGTCTGCACAAGGATCCCAGGGAGTACCTGTCTATATCCTAAAGGAAGGAACAGGACGATCAACTGGTAAGGAAGCTCAGAGAAATAACATCACGGCTGCCAAGGTTGTAGCGGAAACCGTCCGCTCGACCCTCGGACCCCGAGGAATGGACAAGATGCTAGTAAGCAGTATCGGCGACGTAACGATTACGAACGATGGGGCGACGATCATGAAAGAGCTTGACGTGCAGCATCGAGCCGCGAAAATGCTGGTTGAAGTATCCAAGACCCAAGATAACGAGGTTGGCGACGGAACTACCACTGCTGTCCTCTTGTCCGGTGAACTTCTGGAGAAGGCGGAGAAGTTGTTGGACAAGGATGTCCATCCAACAGTGATTGTTGATGGTTACAAGAAGGCTGCAGAGAAAGCCATCGAGATCCTCGACAAGTTATCGATCCCTATCTCAGAGAAGGACGATGTGATCCTCCGACAAGTCGCAACCACATCAATGTACAGCAAAGGCATCGCGGTCGCGAAAGAACACTTCTCCGATATCGCCGTCAAAGCTGTCAAGCACATTGCCGAAAAAACCGATGGTAAGATCAAGGCTGATATCGATCAGATCAAGATTCTCAAGAAACACGGCAAGAGCCTCGAAGAAACGGAACTCGTCAAGGGCATTGTCATAGACAAGGAACTCGCCCATGCTCAGATGCCGAAGACGATAACGGGCGCGCGAATCGCTCTGCTCAACGCCAAGATCGAGGTGGAGAAGACGGAGTTCGATGCGAAGATCAACATCAACAATCCTGACCAGATGCACCTCTTTATCGAGGAGGAGGAGAAGATGTTGGTCGACATGGTTTCCCAGATCGAAAAAACCGGCGCGAACATCGTATTCAGCGAGAAGGGAATTGATGATGTTGCGTTACACTATCTTGCTAAGAAAGGAATTGGTGCTGTCAAGAACGTAAGCAGCGGCGACATCGAGAAGCTTTCAAAAGCGACTGGCGCAAGAGTCGTTGCCAGCGTCAAGGATCTCGCCAAGGACGCGCTAGGTGAGGCGAAGCTGATCGAAGAGGTCAAGATAGGCGACGACAAGCTTCTGTATGTTCGCGAGGCCAAGAACCCGAAGGCGGTCACCATCGTCATACGGGGAGGAACGGAACACGTGGTTGACGAGGCAGACAGGTCTCTGCATGACGCCCTATGCGTAGTAAGGAACGCTCTAGAAGATGGCAAGATCGTAGCTGGAGGTGGCGCACCTGAGGCAGAGTTAGCCAAGCGACTGCGAGAATACGCTGTCAAGGTAGGCGGAAGAGAACAGCTCGCGATAGAGGCTTTCGCAGAATCACTGGAAGCCGTTCCGATCACTCTAGCGGAGAACGCTGGGTTTGACCCGATCGATGTTCTGGTCGAGCTGCGCTCGAAGCACGAACGAGCGGGAAGTCCATGGTTCGGAATCGACGTATTTACAGGCGACGTGAAGGATATGAGGAAACTGAATGTGATCGAACCCCTACGGGTGAAACAACAGGTGATAAAATCGGCCTCCGAAGCAGCGTCAATGATACTGCGAATCGACGATGTAATAGCGTCGAAGGGGGTCGACAAGGGCGCTGGCGGCGGCAAAGACTTCAAGCCACCGGGCGGCGGAGACGAAGACTTCTAGCACTTTCGTGGGCAGTTTAACCTCAACGTTTCTCCTCCGCGTCTCTTACACCACTCTTACGTCCCCAGATGTTCTGCTCTTATCCCCCGTCCGCCGCGGAGTGTTTCTGGCTGTCCGGCGTGGATTCTGGGCGAGTCTTGCGATTCAGGGCTTGGTCCGGGCTAGATTGATCTCTGCTCTTACGGTCGATTATGAAGGGTCTGCTTCGAATTCTAGTGACAGGCTCCCAGACTCGAGAACGAGGCTGAAAATGGGGAATCTCTTTGATGAACTCATAACTCAGAAACGCTCGGAGCAACGGGGAGTCACGGAATAACCTGTTTTTTCAAGCTTGAAACAGTCTTCTCGGGTTGTATCCGCAGGTTAGCTTCTAAGTTTCAGTGAGTTTTTTCCGGATGTGATGCAATATATTCGGCGGGGTCCAGACGGAGAACACTCTCACATATCGGGGCGAGGCAGCAGCTCTAAGCGTGCTTGCACCGCCCTGTTCCCTGTATCCCTTGATGAAAGAATCAACATATCCCGCAAGGGTCTTGTTGAACGAAAGCCAGTAGTGACCTGAATAGAAGAGGAACTCTGCCAAATCCCAAGAATAATCCCCTCGATAACGAGCCTGCTCAAGATCGACTAATGTCACCTCTCCTCTCTTCTCTACAAGGAAGTTCTCTGGTTTCGTATCACCTAGGGCGGCTTCGAGCTGGTGCGCGCTCGCCATGAGTTTTCCCACCTGGTGGACGGCCTCTCGTTCTCTCTGCCCGATCTGGGTCGCCATGACCAATTTCGGAAGGAGACTGGAGAGTTGATCTCCGGAAACGTAGGAGAAGAGGATCGTCCTGGATTTCTGGTCG from Candidatus Bathyarchaeia archaeon encodes the following:
- the thsB gene encoding thermosome subunit beta; the protein is MSAQGSQGVPVYILKEGTGRSTGKEAQRNNITAAKVVAETVRSTLGPRGMDKMLVSSIGDVTITNDGATIMKELDVQHRAAKMLVEVSKTQDNEVGDGTTTAVLLSGELLEKAEKLLDKDVHPTVIVDGYKKAAEKAIEILDKLSIPISEKDDVILRQVATTSMYSKGIAVAKEHFSDIAVKAVKHIAEKTDGKIKADIDQIKILKKHGKSLEETELVKGIVIDKELAHAQMPKTITGARIALLNAKIEVEKTEFDAKININNPDQMHLFIEEEEKMLVDMVSQIEKTGANIVFSEKGIDDVALHYLAKKGIGAVKNVSSGDIEKLSKATGARVVASVKDLAKDALGEAKLIEEVKIGDDKLLYVREAKNPKAVTIVIRGGTEHVVDEADRSLHDALCVVRNALEDGKIVAGGGAPEAELAKRLREYAVKVGGREQLAIEAFAESLEAVPITLAENAGFDPIDVLVELRSKHERAGSPWFGIDVFTGDVKDMRKLNVIEPLRVKQQVIKSASEAASMILRIDDVIASKGVDKGAGGGKDFKPPGGGDEDF
- a CDS encoding phosphotransferase, with protein sequence MTEEMDLILRIVRRYRPTGRVSIRRIGSFVNDVFLVKVDSERLVAKRYTNWVSLKWVTLSLFGLGSVHFSISGKRRMEAEYAFNDLLSHRGIPVPSILGADQKSRTILFSYVSGDQLSSLLPKLVMATQIGQREREAVHQVGKLMASAHQLEAALGDTKPENFLVEKRGEVTLVDLEQARYRGDYSWDLAEFLFYSGHYWLSFNKTLAGYVDSFIKGYREQGGASTLRAAASPRYVRVFSVWTPPNILHHIRKKLTET